The genomic segment ATGCTAACCGAAACTCCCCCTTAACAAACTTCACTCCGTGTATAAATACCACATCTCCTTCGCGCCTAAACCATTTTCAATTTACTCACTCAAGAAACATTCTGGACTTTCAGAGGGAGAGCAATCGAGAGCGATTGGACCGAAATTTCAAGGGTTTCGTTGGTGATTTGGTCTTTGGATCTTTTGAGATGCAGAAACTAGGGTTTCCAAGCATGAAAAGCTTGGATCATTTCAAATCCTTGTCAGGATCCGGCTCCAGAGCCGCGAGAACCTTCTCAGTCCCTTCGCGTCCATCTACCGATTCAGTTTCTTTGGGGAGTTTCGCGAATTTGAAACTTACTGCAGGTTTTTATCGAtgaattttgttataattttgtcATTGTTCCAAGAATTTGAAcgattttgataatttttggTGTGATTTGTTTTTGTAGAGAAACTTGTTAAGGAGCAAGCTTCTGTGAAGACCGATCTGGAAATGGCGGTACTTTCTCTCTGGctctcttcctcttcttcttcttccatgttCGTTGAGCTTCTTGAAAAGCACGTAGATACAATATTTGCTTTGTTTTGGGATAGTTAATGTTCTTGCTTTCGTTAGTTCTTCAAATCTTTGAAGATTAGGGTTTAGTATCACGAGACAACGGAGAACTCTTCATTTTCTGCATTTAATggttatttgattaataatttgaaaaaatgtaGAATTCTAAGCTGAAGAAATCAATGGAACATATCCGTGTATTAGAGGAAAAGTTACAGAATGCTTTCAATGAGAATGCTAAACTCAAAGTAAAGCAAAAGGAAGACGAGAAGCTGTGGAAAGGTCTGGAGTCTAAATTCTCTTCAACGAAGACTCTTTGTGATCAACTCACTGAAACGTTACAGCATTTAGCCAGTCAGGTTCAGAATGGTTGGTCTTTTATACATATGTAATGCCtctgaaatttcttttttttttttatgatattttttgcAATGTCTTAActattttttacttaaataGCTGAGAAAGATACGGAGTTTTTTGAAGGCAAGCTGTCTGAAAGCTCAAAAGTGATAGACTCACTAAATGAGCATATGAATGGCCTTTCTTTGAAGTTAAGTTCTGCTGAGGAAACGATCAGAAACTGTGAGTTACTTGTATCATCTTTGTTCAAATTCATTCTGTTTCGCTAGTGATGATTGTTTTAGTTATCTGTTTCATTATAAGATCAAGAGGAGAGCACATTGCATTCTTTGATTTATCATTCCACAATGTGGTGGATATTTGGTATATCAAATGCAGGTGGAAAGGAAATAGAAGAACTCAAATTTGAGAAAGAGGAAAATGGTAGGTTTTACAAGGATGAACAGTGCAAAAGTGCAAACCTCATTGAGGAAAAAGGTGAGCATATGCTTGGCTGAGTCTGGACAGAGGCTTTGTTTACTATTGAAAGATTAATTAGTGGTTGCATTAGTTAGTAGATAATTTTGCATGATACATAGGCTGTTGTCTTCTAGAATAATGTTTTGCCTGATGTTTGAAGTTCATGCATGTGTATACAACACGCATGCATCTTATTTCATTCTTTCCCAGCATTTGACAAATTAACTATTTGTATCAATCTAGGAACAGATTCTACCGACAACATTAAGATAGAAAAGAATAATAAGTGGTAATCTTATTTTACCATATTATAGTCATGCTATAATTATCATTCAGTAAGGGCTTTTGTGAAATTGAGTCAAGTAATTATCATATGAGTCTTTCTAATGATCCTGATTCATGACAAGACagaaaaatttgttgaataaGTTTTTTTACGACTTATGATCCTGATTTATGGTAAGACAGCAAGATTGTTGAATGAGTTCTTTACCACTTTGACTCTAGGATGCTTAGCTTTCTCAGAATTTCCAATTGTGCAAAATGAAGGCATTTCAATTTTAAGTCGGTCCATATCTAACATATCTCTTAGAATAGGGTACCTTTTGACTGAAAAGATGAAGTGTCAAGTATGTTGATTGATTTTGAGGAGGTCTAACCTTTAGCCATCAGAATCCTAGTGTTCACTTCATAAAAGCATCCTTGTGGAATCTTTTGCATGCAGATGCTCTGATAAAGAAATTTGAAGCAACCGTAGCGGCGAATAAACAGGCTGCAGAGAGTTTGAACTCTAAAATGGAAGAAGTTCAGCTTGAGTTAAGATCAAAAGAAGatgagataaaatgtttgctAACCACTCAGGAGAACTTGGAGAAAGGGAAAACTAATCTTTTGTTGAGCAATGATGAATTTGCTAAAAAGCTTTCAATATCTCTCTGGGAGATTAAAAATCTTGAAGGTTTTGTTGCTGTGTTGGCTGCTCAGTTGGTTGAACTGGATAAACAAAATCTGACTTTTACTGACAAGTTTGATGAAATAAATGCTCTCTATGACACTTGCTTTAAGTTAGTCCAACAGGAGAAAATTCTTACTGCTAAGCATGCTCAAAAGAAGTATGAACAACTCGATGATAAATTCTTGTGCATAACATCAGAAAGGGATGCATTACAATTGGTAAACCAGGAGTTAAACGGTAAGATTATTGAACGTCAGAAAGCCCAAGAATCTGTTATGTCCCAGCTTTCAGAAGAATGCCGTTTAGCAGGAGAGAGAATCCAGAAGTTGGAGTCAGAAGCAGAAAGTCTGGTCTCAAAGAAGACTGAAGCAGAAAAGTTGGTTCTAAAATTGGAGGAAAAAATTGACACATTGTCTGAAAGTTCAAGATCgtcagaaaataaaatggtctgcaatattaatttaaattcattttttctctatttgagCTAGCCTTGTAGCTAACATAAACCTATTTGTTTATGTCCTATAGCAAGATCTATTGCTGAAAATTTCTGCACTGGAAATGGAGAACAAAGATAATTCAGAGAAAATGCAAGCAGAGATACAGGGAAAAACAGaagaaattgataatttgGAAAAGGAGTATGGGAAACATGAGATGCAGGTAGATTCTTTGGAGAAACAAGTTGGTCAGCTGCAGGTCATGTTAGAGGAAAAAGAACGGCTTATCCTGCAatataaagaaagagaaaagaagctGGAAGATCACATTTCAGAGGTTTAGGAAACAGTTACAGAATATGTAAATTTGAAACTCTTATACAGGCTTTCATATAAGTTTAAGATTCTGTATGCTTCTGCAGAATCAGGCAATGCTGACAGCTGCTGAAAGTAATCTTGTGGAAGCCAGGAAGCAATATGATGTGATGCTAGAAAGTAAGCAGTTGGAGTTATCTAGacatttgaaagaaatatctCAGAGGAATGATCAggtatcattttttttcatccaTGTCATGTGAATTCTTAAAGATTTTGGCAATCAGATTGATATATTGAGGAGTTTGCTTAGGCGATTAATGACATGCGAAGGAAGTACGAAGTAGAGAAGCAGGAGATTGTTAAACTGGAGAAAGAGAAGGTTCGCTCTTGATTGTTGTATGCTGCAATACACAGAAAATACTGGTTCTCACCTACTTTAACTTTCAGGCTGACAACGTTGTTGGAGAAATGGAACAGAAATGTGACCAGAAGGTTGCAGAGTGCAAAGAAGAATCAAGGTTGCACTTGCTGCGCATTCAAGAGGAAAATGCTGCTTTAGTAAGGCACTGAAAACTAGTGCAAACTTATAATCAAGTTGTTTGTCATTCTCTTTCAGCATATATGAGTTGTGGAATTGCTAGTTAATTCTGTTGTTTTGTAATGTACTGAtcaaatttgtttatttcatattataatttaaaatatgttcGTGCACATCTATGATAGTGCAGTCTGTAAATATGAATTGCATTCCTGTCTTTTAGGTCACTCGTCTTCAGCAGGAGCATGATAGAAAGGAACTAAATCTCAAAGCTGACCACCATGAGGAGCTAAAATGTGCCCAACTTCAGGCAGAAAATGAACTCAGAGAGGTATTTACAccattaagttttaattttgaattatttatagTAGTAGTAAAATTGTATTTGATTTGCTGATAGTTTAAGAATTGGACTAGAAAACAACATTTCTTAGGAGTGAACATGAAGTTCAAATCAAAGCTTTGAGGTGTCAATTTGAAGATGAGTGCAGAAAGCTTGAGGAGGAGTTAAGTCTCCAGAAGTCCAAAGTATGTATTTGCTGCACCTTTTATATTAATTGACATAATATGTGCTCTGGACCAAGTTTATGTTAATATATTGCAGGAAGACAGGCAGAGGGCCCTATTGCAACTCCAGTGGAAGGTGATGGGTGACAAACCACAAGAGGAACAAGAAGTGAATTCGAAAAAGGTTGGCTTGTTTCTTTTATAGATTGctcattctctctctcatcCTGTGCATGTATGTAAAGAATGGAACATACCATTAACTGTCACATAAACAATTTCATGTGGTTCAAATGTGTAGATACTGAAACCTCCATTGTGCAATAAGTTATAGCTAGGCTTTTCAATGGTCGTTTTTACCAGAAAATTTCATTGAATCATGTTTGTACTTTTGAAGACAGTTTGTAAGTTTTGGCATTGACTAGATTTACTTTTCACTGTATATCAAGCATGGCTGGAAGCTGGGAACTGTATTTCTCTGCACAATTGGCTGAATCTGCGCTTTTGGAAAGGGAAAGCACATGAGGATGGTAGAATAGAAGGGCATGTATGATGTGATAGTCACCCATATCACACTTTGGAGATACCATTGTGGCAGCCAAGATCATAGCTTAGAGTTTATGCTGAGACGTTCCACACAGACAAAATGAACTAAAATACAAACACACTGAACACATATACTGACAAAAAAAGATGTATACTTGGCAGACATAGATCTTCTAGTTCTTGTTATAGGCTATTTGAAGTCAGAAACCTTACCTTGTATGCTTTGCCTTGGAGTAGGATAGAGTTGTGGAATGTTTCAATAAGCGTATATTAAACTGTAATTACATATGTATTATAACACATCATCTAAAATGCCatcaatttgataaattaCTTTCCTTGCAGGATTATTCCATTTCTTCAATCAAGATGAGAGATTCTGATGGTGGCAAAAGAAGTCAACTAGCTCTAGTAAGGCCAGAGAATGAAGAGAAGGTAACAAATAGCACTAAATTACTTTGACTTGTTAAATGCTGAGACAAAATTTACAAGTCGCCGAAATTGCTTTCTATATTGTCTGCAGGAATCACTGTAATATACAAGGCACCTTAATTGTCTTTTTATACTGTCTACAGGAATCACCATTCCCGGGTGTAACACAAACAccagtttcaaaattgttgaagaaagtagaaaatgccAACACAGGAAGTGTAATGAGCATTCCTAAGCATCATAAGAAGGTACAGTACTTATCTGCtgctttctccttttttctttctatttccAGTTAGGTTGGGAAAAAGGATGAGACAAACATTCAACTTTGGTACTTATTTGGCTACTGGGTCATGACACATCCTCCAAACCTCCTTAGGCTTACCTTTTCTCATGTCAGGTAACTCATCATGAATATGAAGTTGAAACTACTAATGGAAGAACAATTACAAAACGAAGAAAAACGAGGAGTACAGTCTTGTTTGAGGTATGTACCTGATACCATATTGACTAATGAAAAGCATATATCCTTGGTAGACAAACTATGTGTGATATAGGTTGGTCAGTGGTGTTGTAGATTCGTATCTACACGCACACAGGCACAAAATCCATGCTGAATTTCCTTGTCTGACATTACATCAGGATCCAAGGAAACATAAGAAGGTCCGTACACCAAAAGCCAATAACCCCAGAAGTTTTGTCAAGGTACTCAAAAGCTGAAGAGTAGTTCCTGGATCTTAgtcatatttcaaaatcatttgcACCTTTCTTCTCTAAGCATGACTGCTTGAAAGATTCATTTTATGCTTGgcagaagaaaaaagaaaacttaaaactGGCTAAATCATTAAGGGatcaacaattaaatttacatCCTTTCATACCTTTCCCCATATTTTAGAATTCCCACTATTCTGCTTTTGATAATGATGTTGCTAAAAGAATTATAGGCTGAGCATAGATGAGTTGAAGATTTTGTTCTTGCTGGATTTGGTTATATGAGTAGCTTCTTAGTGGATTCCATTAGAAATGGTAGAAGAAACAAATTTCTGTTCCTCATTAGAGGAGGAATGGCCTGCACCTAACGAATTAATAACCCTCCTTAGAAAATGCTGAAGCCCAAATATTTTGCATTAGTAGGTTCTTGATTGTACGATTAACCTAAGACAAGGAATTAGGGCAAGACTTGTTAGACatggaaagaaaataagataaaaaataacatagaGTAACTGTTTATAGTAATGACCAATGACCAGTTGTATCAGGATATGCTTGACTGTTTAAATCACTGTGTGATTCCTTCCCCATATTAGAGAAGCTCATTACTGATACATTTCTCATGCAGGGAACCAAGGGAAGTCATCCAAAAGCTTCAAACATTGGTGATTTGTTTTCAGAAGGTTCTCTAAATCCTTATGCGGATGACCCATATGCATTTGATTAAAGGTAGTGTCAATTATCTATTCTAGCAATGAACTTCTAAATAAGATTCTTCTTTATGTTTTTCGTTCTGTATAGTCTTTGGAATAGTGGAAACTAGCTTCCTTTGCTCTTCATTGGCAATTGAATTTGGTGAATATTTGGAATGGAATGTTGCTTTCATAAGATTTATGTTGTCACACCAACCATTTTGTAGCACCTAAAGTACTCCAAgtgatttaatttttcattctgCCTATCATTCTGCCCCAATAAGCTGTtaagaatttgaatttaaagaTCACATGGCAGCCTTGATTGGTTGGGTGGCCTGCCCTTTTGGGTTGGTTTGGCATCACATTATCCGAAAGGGATAAAACCTAAACTGTTGTAAGATATTCAAAAGCATAccatgttttcatttttccaccAAAACATTGTTTCATCTAGATTTGACTGTAAATTTGCAGGACTAATGTACATGATATTGACACCCGAAAGCAGCCTTAGTTTTGGCCATTTCAAAATGCGTTTTCACATGGTTCACTGGACAGTAGACGGCTTGACATCGCAGTGGAGATGCATTCCATCATTCTTTTCCGCAGTTCCCCTTGCAAGAGGCATATGATTTGGTCTGATTTTGTGCAATTTCAGCTGAGACATTTAGATGCTACAATCCGGGATGGAAACTGCATTGTAAATATAACTCATAGGTCTGCGTGGCAAAGAAACGTACTTAAGAACTTTTGTGCGGTGTGAGTAGACACTAGTCCTGGTGAAATCAGGTGATAGACTGATAGATACATGCTTTTAGCATATGTGGAGCTTGTTCACCCTGAACGAGCAATTAAATACCCTTCATTTGTGAAGTTTTTTTGCCTGAAAATACAAATCTGAGGTGGTCTATTCACTGTTCACTTGACTGGGTgtatggaattgaattgttgCGCATGCAGCCAGTAGGTGGGAATAGGTGGGTCGTGATTACATCGTTTATAATTCCTTTGAGGTACCTACTGctaaagtttttcaaaataatcttTCTCAACCCCCTCTCATTTTACGTTTCTGACTTGTTCTGGGATCTTAATTTCCCTGCTGCGTTCATGCCGTTTacttaactgattaacatattataatgccgtttacaaaatcaaaatttccttttttgggTTCTTTGGTGAACCTTTTTTGAGGTTTGTTTAGCCCAGCAAGTCTGGATAGGATAGGCATCGAGtcagcttctttttttttttttttttgcctataatttgattttgtattCTCAAATTACAGAGTACTAATTCCTGCAAGCAAAACAATACCAGCTAGGCTTTTACGGTGAACATAACTCTGTAAAGAACGTTTCTTCTATAttccttttatttgttttattttatatatgcaCGAGACTTCAAGTTCAAACTAATCGCGCGGTTTTAGTTCAGCTAGCTGGTCATTTCCTTTCCCTTCTTCTCGTGGAatcatcttttttttccttcgtGTGAAAAAGAGTAGCAgtattaatttgtttaattcaaCCAACGGGCTTTGGATCGTTATTAAATGCATGTGAATAGgaataatctttaaattaatatCCTAGTTTCATCGGATAAACTAGCAGAATAATTGTTATTGGATTAATTATGGAGGTTAGATATTCAATCGCAATCCCAAAAGCTTGCGCACGAGTGTCAATCTGACTATGGCTACTGCTAAAATAAATTACTCCAACACATGGGAATAAAACACGTCtacaaaatccaaaaaaataaaaaataaaaaagaaggaaaaaaaactaaaCTGAGCCGAATGCATTCTTCTCTATTAGCCTTATGGatgaaattgatgaaattGGCAATCATTGTAACATAAAATTGCAATGTCGTAATCGGAACAAACACAAAACAACAAAGTAATGATGAGTAAATTTGTTTGGCAATTTATCTCAAacaaacaactaaattttctTCACAATGGATTCAATGTTCCTATTCTAAATGACtgaacatttttaaaaaagttcaaGCTATAGCTAGTTTGTTCATTAATTACAAAAAGGAAGATTCATCATCACAGAGGAAGAAATCGAACGCTAGCGTCATATGGAAACTGGAAATCAACATAACCAAGATGAGTTGAAGAATCAACTCCATCACTCCACAGAGTttgattttcttgatcttCAGTCGCTCCTTCACTAACTCCACCCTCagattttcaatttctctcctcaTCTTCTCCTTTTCCTGCGCGTCGAGtgaccaaaaacaaaaaaaattaaagtatcTGAACTTTAAAAAACACAAATTCGagcaagaataaaaaaaaagacaggaggagaaaattgaataacCTCGTCTTCGTCATTGTTTGCAGCTTCGAAGACGCGACTCACGGATGATTTCAGTGAAGAAAGCAGAAGCGCAGCTTTGGCACAGCGAATGGCCATCAGCAATTTGCGAGCCTCGTCTCTGGTTTTCGCTTCAATTCCTtccattctctctctctctctctctctctttctctctctctcagtatatataaatgaatttGAACTCTGATCTTAAATAGTCTCGAGAAAGCGAGGGAAAACCAAAtgattaaaacttttttttttatataccaaaaaaataataattactaAACCATTAATCTGTGAAGAACGGTACTCCTCCATTTCGTAAACTTTTCTGACagattataaatttaatactaTGAGTTTGCTGACTTAATTGCATTACTGAAAATAAAGGGATGTGATGAGCAGTGAATACGTATGTCGCTGTACCAAGTGTTTCTTTGGAAAGCACATTAAATTTGACAGTTTGATTTAGCCAAGAGGATTCGTacatcatcttttttttttttggataaagataattataattcGGTCAAAGTATTCTATTAGGATTATGATGTATTTTTATAGTACTAGTATTTGATTTTGTGGGCGGGCAGCCAAGGCAACGATGCCCGAGCAAAGTCCCGTTTTTGGGGAAAGAACTATACAGACTTTTGAGGATGCAAAATAAAAGGACAGCTGCAAGATTAAGAAGGAAACAaccagaagaagaagaaaaaggcaGCAGTTCCTTCACTCGGCTATTTTGAAGCAAATTTCAGTGATAAGCAAGTTTAGGTTACATTTCCTTTATACGATGATAGTTTCACTTTCGTCTAAATTGATcgagaaaagaaatgaatggaACTTAAAACCACTAGTGATCCTTTGAAAAAACACCACTATTTCACTGCAGCAGCAACTAACCTTTCAGGAGGAGAGATCAGATCTCTACAAATCCACAAAGGAATCTATGATTGGCAATTTTATACGGTCCATGGACAAGGTTGCAAACCTTGGAGAAAGTGTGGGAGTTGTTACTGAAAAGACAGATTCCGCTTTGTTAAGAATAATGAAATACAGACAtctatttgaaaataaaacttaaaaaccTGGTATAATTTTATGTCTGACAGTTCAGAGAGGGAAGATTTGAATCCTATTctttaaatagaaaattatacattaattaacAAGCCAAATGCTCAGGTGCACAGT from the Theobroma cacao cultivar B97-61/B2 chromosome 8, Criollo_cocoa_genome_V2, whole genome shotgun sequence genome contains:
- the LOC18592159 gene encoding synaptonemal complex protein 1 isoform X1, encoding MQKLGFPSMKSLDHFKSLSGSGSRAARTFSVPSRPSTDSVSLGSFANLKLTAEKLVKEQASVKTDLEMANSKLKKSMEHIRVLEEKLQNAFNENAKLKVKQKEDEKLWKGLESKFSSTKTLCDQLTETLQHLASQVQNAEKDTEFFEGKLSESSKVIDSLNEHMNGLSLKLSSAEETIRNCGKEIEELKFEKEENGRFYKDEQCKSANLIEEKDALIKKFEATVAANKQAAESLNSKMEEVQLELRSKEDEIKCLLTTQENLEKGKTNLLLSNDEFAKKLSISLWEIKNLEGFVAVLAAQLVELDKQNLTFTDKFDEINALYDTCFKLVQQEKILTAKHAQKKYEQLDDKFLCITSERDALQLVNQELNGKIIERQKAQESVMSQLSEECRLAGERIQKLESEAESLVSKKTEAEKLVLKLEEKIDTLSESSRSSENKMQDLLLKISALEMENKDNSEKMQAEIQGKTEEIDNLEKEYGKHEMQVDSLEKQVGQLQVMLEEKERLILQYKEREKKLEDHISENQAMLTAAESNLVEARKQYDVMLESKQLELSRHLKEISQRNDQAINDMRRKYEVEKQEIVKLEKEKADNVVGEMEQKCDQKVAECKEESRLHLLRIQEENAALVTRLQQEHDRKELNLKADHHEELKCAQLQAENELREKTTFLRSEHEVQIKALRCQFEDECRKLEEELSLQKSKEDRQRALLQLQWKVMGDKPQEEQEVNSKKDYSISSIKMRDSDGGKRSQLALVRPENEEKESPFPGVTQTPVSKLLKKVENANTGSVMSIPKHHKKVTHHEYEVETTNGRTITKRRKTRSTVLFEDPRKHKKVRTPKANNPRSFVKGTKGSHPKASNIGDLFSEGSLNPYADDPYAFD
- the LOC18592159 gene encoding synaptonemal complex protein 1 isoform X2, with the protein product MQKLGFPSMKSLDHFKSLSGSGSRAARTFSVPSRPSTDSVSLGSFANLKLTAEKLVKEQASVKTDLEMANSKLKKSMEHIRVLEEKLQNAFNENAKLKVKQKEDEKLWKGLESKFSSTKTLCDQLTETLQHLASQVQNAEKDTEFFEGKLSESSKVIDSLNEHMNGLSLKLSSAEETIRNCGKEIEELKFEKEENGRFYKDEQCKSANLIEEKDALIKKFEATVAANKQAAESLNSKMEEVQLELRSKEDEIKCLLTTQENLEKGKTNLLLSNDEFAKKLSISLWEIKNLEGFVAVLAAQLVELDKQNLTFTDKFDEINALYDTCFKLVQQEKILTAKHAQKKYEQLDDKFLCITSERDALQLVNQELNGKIIERQKAQESVMSQLSEECRLAGERIQKLESEAESLVSKKTEAEKLVLKLEEKIDTLSESSRSSENKMQDLLLKISALEMENKDNSEKMQAEIQGKTEEIDNLEKEYGKHEMQVDSLEKQVGQLQVMLEEKERLILQYKEREKKLEDHISENQAMLTAAESNLVEARKQYDVMLESKQLELSRHLKEISQRNDQAINDMRRKYEVEKQEIVKLEKEKADNVVGEMEQKCDQKVAECKEESRLHLLRIQEENAALVTRLQQEHDRKELNLKADHHEELKCAQLQAENELREKTTFLRSEHEVQIKALRCQFEDECRKLEEELSLQKSKEDRQRALLQLQWKVMGDKPQEEQEVNSKKHGWKLGTVFLCTIG
- the LOC18592160 gene encoding uncharacterized protein LOC18592160; translated protein: MEGIEAKTRDEARKLLMAIRCAKAALLLSSLKSSVSRVFEAANNDEDEEKEKMRREIENLRVELVKERLKIKKIKLCGVMELILQLILVMLISSFHMTLAFDFFLCDDESSFL